A genome region from Oryctolagus cuniculus chromosome 20, mOryCun1.1, whole genome shotgun sequence includes the following:
- the C20H14orf132 gene encoding uncharacterized protein C14orf132 homolog produces the protein MDLSFMAAQLPMMGGAFMDSPNEDFSTEYSLFNSSANVHAAANGQGQPDEPPRSSNDAVLLWIAIIATLGNIVVVGVVYAFTF, from the coding sequence CTGCCCATGATGGGAGGGGCGTTCATGGACTCACCCAATGAGGACTTCAGCACCGAGTACTCCCTGTTCAACTCCTCGGCCAACGTCCACGCGGCCGCCAACGGCCAGGGCCAGCCGGACGAGCCCCCGCGGTCCTCCAACGACGCCGTCCTGCTGTGGATCGCCATCATCGCCACGCTGGGCAACATCGTGGTGGTGGGCGTGGTGTACGCCTTCACCTTCTGA